From the Streptomyces nigrescens genome, one window contains:
- a CDS encoding DUF2267 domain-containing protein: MRWEAFLAQVQERGEYDSPQEAERAARVVLALLGAHLVGEERAELAADLPETFALILLNPLQAAEPLDPERFVRATAAWIEGATEETAKWDVGAVLSVVADAAGEDLMQRVLLQLPPGFDLLFGHPRSA; the protein is encoded by the coding sequence ATGCGTTGGGAGGCGTTCCTGGCACAGGTCCAGGAGCGTGGCGAGTACGACTCACCACAGGAAGCGGAACGGGCGGCCCGCGTCGTCCTGGCACTGCTGGGTGCGCATCTGGTCGGCGAGGAACGGGCCGAGCTGGCCGCCGATTTGCCGGAGACCTTCGCCCTGATCCTGCTCAACCCGCTCCAGGCCGCCGAGCCGCTGGACCCCGAACGGTTCGTCCGCGCCACGGCGGCCTGGATCGAGGGCGCCACCGAGGAGACCGCCAAGTGGGATGTCGGCGCGGTGCTCAGCGTCGTCGCCGACGCCGCCGGCGAGGACCTCATGCAGCGCGTCCTGCTCCAACTGCCCCCGGGTTTCGACCTCCTTTTCGGCCACCCCCGGTCGGCATGA
- a CDS encoding Hsp20/alpha crystallin family protein gives MLMRTDPFRELDRLTQQLMGTSGTWSRPSPMPMDAFREGDEYVIALDLPGVSTDAIDIDVERNMLTVKAERRPFAKADSAQMELSERPLGVFSRQLMLADTLDTEHIKADYDAGVLTLRIPIAERAKPRKIAIGGDTAKKQIRG, from the coding sequence ATGTTGATGCGCACTGACCCGTTCCGCGAGCTCGACCGGCTCACCCAGCAGCTCATGGGCACGTCCGGCACCTGGTCGAGGCCCTCCCCGATGCCGATGGACGCATTCCGCGAGGGCGACGAGTATGTGATCGCCCTGGACCTCCCCGGGGTCTCCACGGACGCGATCGACATCGACGTCGAGCGGAACATGCTGACCGTCAAGGCCGAGCGCCGGCCGTTCGCCAAGGCCGACAGCGCACAGATGGAGCTCTCCGAGCGGCCATTGGGTGTCTTTTCCCGCCAGCTGATGCTGGCCGACACGCTGGACACGGAGCACATCAAGGCCGACTACGACGCGGGTGTCCTGACCCTGCGGATCCCGATCGCCGAGCGTGCCAAGCCCCGCAAGATCGCCATTGGCGGGGACACTGCGAAGAAGCAGATCCGCGGCTGA
- a CDS encoding type III effector protein, translating into MSAADRPQDPTPASFLASVAALDSIHEALRAAHGTGTGEPPAPDATGPEQALAALLLLREVRLQLAGWEPGLIEAARDAGASWADLAEPLGVTSRQAAERRYLRLRPGAAGTTGEQRVKATRDRRAADRSVTAWARLHAADLRRLAGQITALTDLPVGAHPSISRLSHALGDNDAAQLVGPLTDTRPHLEHGHPDLAARIDGITHHADQLRRDSDDQRRTTG; encoded by the coding sequence GTGTCCGCAGCCGACCGGCCCCAGGACCCCACTCCCGCTTCCTTCCTCGCCTCCGTGGCCGCGCTGGATTCGATCCACGAAGCCCTGCGTGCCGCCCACGGCACGGGAACCGGCGAGCCGCCCGCCCCGGACGCGACCGGTCCCGAGCAGGCGCTGGCCGCGCTTCTCCTGCTGCGCGAGGTGCGCCTCCAACTCGCCGGCTGGGAGCCCGGCCTGATCGAAGCGGCCCGCGACGCGGGCGCGAGCTGGGCCGACCTCGCCGAACCCCTCGGCGTCACCAGCCGTCAGGCCGCCGAACGCCGCTATCTGCGGCTGCGCCCCGGCGCCGCCGGCACCACCGGCGAGCAGCGGGTGAAGGCCACCCGCGACCGCCGCGCCGCCGACCGCTCCGTCACCGCCTGGGCCCGGCTCCACGCCGCCGATCTGCGCAGGCTCGCCGGTCAGATCACCGCGCTCACCGACCTGCCCGTCGGCGCCCACCCCTCGATCAGCCGCCTGAGCCACGCCCTGGGCGACAACGACGCCGCCCAGCTCGTCGGCCCGCTGACCGACACCCGTCCGCACCTGGAGCACGGCCACCCCGACCTCGCCGCCCGCATCGACGGCATCACCCACCACGCCGACCAACTGCGCCGGGACAGCGACGACCAGCGCCGGACCACCGGCTGA
- a CDS encoding FUSC family protein, producing MLRAPRAVPAWLAHPFHWQRLPVPWAAVARGALCAGPLLGAGIATGHPAPGVLAGLGSMLAGVNDRPGTRRTGIVHIGLPALASALGMLIGASLRAADAGWWIVPALFAVGFVSGAGSVAGPVRSNAGMQMLATTILGAGMPLPGAPWAKALYVLAGCLWLLLLRLVLRSPRPAGGALSGERAAVATVFDALADALSAVGGPGAEPARRRLTAALDRADEALRLRRLTSRLLRGPARTEERLLTERFAAATALCEASVALLWEARPLPSRVAESPRRFADALRTGRPPGRLSAPETSTAARGAFDQALLDAAVAFARREPEAPPRAEPAPSGHPVWAARPVAVVRGALGAVGGRTRRGRGLFGPAGRDYGLRVAVCIAASAAVALLLRADHWYWLPATVTFLVKPDLGPLFSRTVNRFAGTVAGVLVFAGAGLLLTGSWWPALMAGAGGALLPFATRHFALQTVAITLMVLSFVHVSGDPQAAAERIVDTSIACGIVLVVGHLPRLADPRRRVGHRVTSALRCTEQFLRYVLESEPGADPTRRLALRRTAYRALGEARAAAETAAAELLAARDRNPDWLTVVTAAERIVDAATACAVRLDHGAHRPGRAEAEALCQALSAMADALEDPDRPPGRGLSGPDLPPVPDCATLTDVAVELERIRGYAGTG from the coding sequence ATGCTCCGCGCGCCGCGCGCCGTGCCCGCCTGGCTCGCTCACCCCTTCCACTGGCAGCGGCTGCCCGTACCCTGGGCGGCCGTTGCCCGCGGTGCGCTGTGTGCGGGGCCGCTGCTGGGCGCGGGCATCGCGACCGGCCACCCGGCCCCCGGCGTCCTGGCCGGACTCGGCTCGATGCTGGCCGGGGTCAACGACCGCCCCGGCACCCGGCGCACCGGCATCGTCCATATCGGACTGCCCGCCCTCGCCTCGGCGCTCGGCATGCTGATCGGTGCCTCGCTGCGGGCGGCCGACGCGGGCTGGTGGATCGTCCCGGCGCTGTTCGCCGTCGGCTTCGTCTCCGGTGCGGGCAGCGTGGCCGGGCCGGTGCGCTCCAACGCCGGGATGCAGATGCTGGCCACCACCATCCTGGGCGCCGGGATGCCGCTGCCCGGCGCGCCCTGGGCGAAGGCCCTCTATGTCCTGGCGGGCTGCCTCTGGCTGCTTTTGCTGCGGCTCGTCCTGCGCTCGCCCCGTCCGGCGGGCGGGGCGCTCAGCGGCGAGCGGGCCGCGGTCGCCACGGTCTTCGACGCGCTCGCCGACGCCCTGAGTGCGGTCGGCGGGCCCGGTGCCGAGCCCGCCAGACGCCGGCTCACCGCCGCCCTGGACCGCGCCGACGAGGCCCTGCGGCTGCGCCGCCTCACGAGCCGGCTGCTGCGCGGGCCCGCCCGTACGGAAGAACGTCTGCTCACCGAGCGGTTCGCCGCCGCCACCGCGCTGTGCGAGGCCAGCGTGGCGCTGCTGTGGGAGGCCCGCCCGTTGCCGTCCCGGGTGGCGGAGAGCCCCCGTAGGTTCGCCGACGCGCTGCGCACCGGGCGGCCGCCGGGCCGGCTGTCCGCCCCGGAGACCAGCACGGCCGCGCGCGGCGCCTTCGACCAGGCCTTGCTGGACGCCGCGGTCGCGTTCGCCCGGCGGGAGCCCGAGGCCCCGCCGCGGGCGGAGCCGGCACCGTCCGGCCATCCCGTCTGGGCGGCCCGGCCCGTGGCCGTGGTCCGCGGGGCACTGGGTGCCGTCGGCGGGCGGACACGGCGCGGGCGCGGCCTGTTCGGGCCCGCCGGGCGGGACTACGGCCTGCGCGTCGCCGTCTGCATCGCCGCGAGCGCCGCCGTGGCCCTGCTGCTCCGCGCCGACCACTGGTACTGGCTCCCGGCGACCGTCACCTTCCTCGTCAAGCCGGACCTGGGGCCGCTGTTCTCCCGTACGGTCAACCGCTTCGCCGGGACCGTCGCGGGCGTGCTGGTCTTCGCCGGGGCGGGCCTGCTGCTGACCGGTTCGTGGTGGCCCGCGCTGATGGCGGGCGCGGGCGGGGCGCTGCTGCCGTTCGCCACCCGTCACTTCGCCCTGCAGACCGTCGCGATCACCCTCATGGTGCTGTCGTTCGTGCATGTCAGCGGCGATCCGCAGGCCGCCGCCGAGCGGATCGTGGACACCTCCATCGCCTGCGGCATCGTCCTTGTCGTCGGACATCTGCCGCGGCTCGCCGACCCGCGCCGCCGGGTCGGGCACCGCGTCACCTCGGCGCTGCGCTGCACCGAGCAGTTCCTGCGGTACGTACTGGAGTCGGAACCGGGCGCGGACCCCACCCGGCGGCTGGCGCTGCGCCGCACCGCCTACCGGGCGCTGGGGGAGGCCAGGGCGGCGGCGGAGACCGCCGCGGCCGAACTCCTCGCCGCCCGCGACCGCAACCCCGACTGGCTGACCGTCGTCACCGCGGCCGAACGCATCGTGGACGCCGCGACCGCCTGCGCGGTACGCCTCGACCATGGCGCGCACCGCCCGGGCAGGGCCGAGGCCGAGGCGCTGTGCCAGGCGCTGTCGGCGATGGCCGACGCCCTGGAGGACCCGGACCGGCCGCCCGGGCGCGGCCTGTCCGGCCCGGACCTCCCGCCGGTTCCGGACTGCGCCACGCTCACGGATGTGGCCGTGGAACTGGAGCGGATCCGGGGGTACGCGGGGACGGGCTGA
- a CDS encoding TrmH family RNA methyltransferase, with translation MSGRARRRGPAPVPPAAPAFRTRTPGELRRARRPRAHACWDHLYAAPLWPLHGANLGTLLRTCDAVGACLTVPRFSWVPEALERGNTLRRPACVHWTGDPLGWLERQRERGLRVVGVELADEAVRLADLPAAREPTVMVLGHERHGIPPEALDLLDEVVEIPMVGTGASLNVAVAGSLVLYRLAGLW, from the coding sequence ATGAGCGGCCGTGCGCGGCGCCGGGGTCCCGCCCCCGTGCCGCCGGCCGCGCCCGCCTTCCGTACCCGTACCCCCGGTGAACTCCGCCGCGCCCGCCGTCCGCGGGCCCACGCGTGCTGGGACCATCTCTACGCCGCACCGCTGTGGCCGTTGCACGGGGCCAACCTCGGCACCCTGCTGCGCACCTGCGATGCGGTCGGCGCCTGTCTGACCGTGCCGCGGTTCTCCTGGGTGCCCGAGGCGCTGGAGCGCGGCAATACGCTCCGCAGACCCGCCTGTGTGCACTGGACCGGTGATCCGCTGGGCTGGCTGGAGCGGCAGCGCGAACGGGGGCTGCGCGTGGTGGGGGTGGAACTCGCCGACGAGGCGGTGCGGCTGGCGGACCTGCCGGCCGCGCGCGAGCCGACGGTGATGGTCCTCGGGCACGAGCGGCACGGGATTCCGCCCGAGGCGCTGGATCTGCTGGACGAGGTGGTGGAGATCCCGATGGTCGGCACCGGCGCCAGCCTGAATGTGGCGGTGGCGGGGTCGCTGGTGCTGTACCGGCTTGCCGGGTTGTGGTGA
- a CDS encoding FAD-dependent oxidoreductase, whose amino-acid sequence MTSNTESLDIRVVGGGVIGLTSAIALAEDGHRVRVLSRDAAGDTTSAVAGGLCWPYRIQPYERAVEWSVRSFQVLAALAGRPEETGARMVTGTMTATTGGGRGASGKAGDGAEDGLAAWYDAVPGLRRARAEELPEGHASGWRARTPLVDMPSHLRYLERRLTAAGGAMERCEVTSLEEAGAAADMVVNCSGLGARALVPDPEVHPVQGQLVIVENPGIEEWYVSADAGASDTTYLLPQPYGLVLGGTAQENAWSLEPDPAVAEAIVARCARRFPELARARVLAHKVGLRPARPAVRLAAERLSGGVPCVHNYGHGGGGVTVAWGCADEVLRMVRAVQEERGPVRG is encoded by the coding sequence ATGACGAGCAATACGGAGAGCCTGGACATACGGGTGGTCGGTGGCGGCGTGATCGGGCTGACGTCGGCGATCGCACTGGCCGAGGACGGGCACCGGGTACGGGTACTGAGCCGGGACGCGGCCGGCGACACGACCTCGGCGGTGGCGGGCGGACTCTGCTGGCCGTACCGCATCCAGCCGTACGAGCGGGCGGTGGAGTGGTCCGTACGCTCCTTCCAGGTGCTGGCCGCACTCGCGGGGCGGCCGGAGGAGACGGGCGCCCGGATGGTGACGGGCACGATGACGGCCACGACGGGCGGCGGCCGGGGCGCCTCCGGGAAGGCGGGCGACGGCGCCGAGGACGGTCTGGCCGCCTGGTACGACGCGGTGCCCGGGTTGCGGCGGGCAAGGGCGGAGGAGCTCCCGGAGGGCCATGCGTCGGGGTGGCGGGCCCGTACTCCCCTGGTGGACATGCCCTCCCATCTCCGCTATCTGGAACGGCGGTTGACGGCCGCGGGCGGGGCCATGGAGCGGTGCGAGGTCACCTCGCTGGAGGAGGCCGGAGCGGCGGCGGACATGGTCGTCAACTGCTCGGGACTCGGTGCGCGCGCTCTCGTCCCCGATCCGGAAGTCCATCCGGTCCAGGGGCAGTTGGTGATCGTGGAGAACCCCGGCATCGAGGAGTGGTACGTGTCCGCCGACGCCGGGGCGAGCGACACCACGTACCTGCTGCCGCAGCCGTACGGCCTGGTGCTCGGCGGTACGGCGCAGGAGAACGCCTGGTCCCTGGAGCCCGATCCGGCGGTGGCGGAGGCCATCGTGGCCCGCTGTGCGCGGCGCTTCCCGGAGCTTGCGCGGGCCCGGGTCCTGGCGCACAAGGTGGGGCTGCGCCCGGCCCGCCCGGCGGTGCGGCTGGCGGCGGAGCGGCTGTCCGGCGGTGTGCCGTGCGTCCACAACTACGGGCACGGCGGTGGGGGCGTGACCGTGGCGTGGGGGTGCGCGGACGAGGTGCTGCGGATGGTGCGGGCGGTCCAGGAGGAGCGCGGACCGGTGCGCGGGTAA
- a CDS encoding D-alanyl-D-alanine carboxypeptidase family protein yields MKNGIKGIHRVSAVAVTAGAVLTAGAFTAPAQAATLKTPTIAAKGGYVMNNGTGKSLFTKAADTRRSTGSTTKIMTARVVLAQPNLNLDSKVTVQKAYSDYIVDNDWASSARLIVGDKVTVRQLLYGLMLPSGCDAAYALADKFGSGSTRDARVKSFIGKMNSTAKSLGLTNTHFDSFDGIGKGANYSTPRDLTKLASNAMKYSTFRTVVKTKSTKQKVTTKSGGYRYMSWTNTNALLGSYSGTLGVKTGSGPEAKYCLVFAATRGGKTVIGTVLASSSVENRTADAKKLMDYSFKK; encoded by the coding sequence TTGAAAAACGGCATTAAGGGCATTCATCGCGTATCCGCGGTCGCTGTCACCGCGGGAGCCGTCCTGACGGCCGGGGCGTTCACCGCTCCGGCGCAGGCCGCTACGCTCAAGACCCCCACGATCGCCGCCAAGGGCGGCTACGTGATGAACAACGGCACGGGGAAGTCCCTCTTCACCAAGGCCGCGGACACCCGGCGCTCCACCGGCTCCACCACCAAGATCATGACGGCACGGGTGGTGCTGGCGCAGCCGAACCTCAACCTTGATTCCAAGGTGACGGTCCAGAAGGCGTACAGCGACTACATCGTCGACAACGACTGGGCCTCGTCGGCCCGGCTGATCGTCGGCGACAAGGTCACCGTCCGCCAGCTGCTGTACGGGCTGATGCTCCCGTCCGGCTGCGACGCGGCGTACGCGCTGGCCGACAAGTTCGGCAGCGGCTCCACCCGGGACGCGCGGGTCAAGTCGTTCATCGGCAAGATGAACTCCACGGCCAAGTCGCTCGGCCTGACGAACACGCACTTCGACTCGTTCGACGGCATCGGGAAGGGCGCGAACTACTCGACTCCGCGCGACCTGACCAAGCTCGCCTCGAACGCGATGAAGTACTCCACGTTCCGTACGGTCGTGAAGACGAAGTCGACCAAGCAGAAGGTCACGACGAAGAGCGGTGGCTACCGCTACATGTCGTGGACCAACACCAACGCGCTGCTCGGCAGCTACTCGGGCACCCTCGGCGTCAAGACGGGCTCCGGCCCGGAGGCCAAGTACTGCCTGGTCTTCGCCGCCACCCGGGGCGGCAAGACGGTCATCGGCACGGTTCTCGCCTCCTCTTCGGTGGAGAACCGCACCGCTGACGCGAAGAAGCTGATGGACTACAGCTTCAAGAAGTAA
- a CDS encoding BCCT family transporter: protein MTDLPDGPQENGPPQTDRVVFGVTALLTLAFIGWGASSTESLKNASTSMLNWVIDNLGWAFVLSASAFVIFAIWLAVSKYGRITLGKEGEEPEFRTVSWVAMMFSAGMGIGLMFYGVSEPLGHFTTPPPGTDPQDAAQAMDTAMATTLFHWTLHPWAIYAVVGLAIAYSCFRRGRRQTISAVFTPLIGSRRANGWGGRVIDILAIFATLFGSAASLGLGALQIGSGIKVLGWMDSVSTTLLVGVITVLTIAFILSAVSGIAKGVQMLSNINMVLALILAVFVFVVGPTILILNLLPTSLGSFIGELPQLAGRTEAGSGDDVGGWLRSWTVFYWAWWISWTPFVGMFIARISRGRTIRQFIGGVILVPSVVSLVWFAVFGGSAMKLQESKQLSGSSTPEGQLFDVLHQYPLATVTSVLVMILVGIFFVSGADAASIVMGTLSQKGTFEPTRLVVIFWGVVTGAVAAIMLLIGGGSGDALTGLQNLTILVAVPFMVVMIAMCWALMRDLRSDPLIVRGQKGEEAVELAVIAGHEQYDGDFEFQIGPGGTGNGDGTGEDSGAGVKSGG from the coding sequence GTGACGGATCTCCCCGACGGCCCTCAGGAGAACGGGCCCCCACAGACCGACCGTGTGGTCTTCGGTGTGACCGCGCTGCTCACCCTCGCCTTCATCGGCTGGGGAGCGTCCTCCACCGAATCCCTCAAGAATGCATCGACCTCGATGCTGAACTGGGTGATCGACAATCTCGGCTGGGCGTTCGTCCTCTCCGCCTCCGCATTCGTGATCTTCGCGATCTGGCTTGCGGTGAGCAAATACGGGCGGATCACGCTGGGCAAGGAGGGTGAGGAGCCCGAATTCCGCACCGTGTCCTGGGTCGCGATGATGTTCAGCGCGGGCATGGGCATCGGCCTGATGTTCTACGGCGTCAGTGAGCCGCTGGGGCACTTCACCACCCCGCCGCCGGGCACCGATCCGCAGGACGCCGCCCAGGCGATGGACACGGCGATGGCCACGACGCTGTTCCACTGGACGCTGCACCCGTGGGCGATCTACGCGGTGGTGGGTCTGGCGATTGCTTACAGTTGCTTCCGGCGGGGGAGGCGGCAGACGATAAGCGCGGTGTTCACGCCACTGATCGGCTCCCGGCGGGCGAACGGCTGGGGCGGCCGGGTCATCGACATCCTGGCCATCTTCGCCACCCTCTTCGGCTCCGCGGCCTCACTGGGGCTCGGTGCGCTGCAGATCGGCAGCGGCATCAAGGTGCTGGGCTGGATGGACAGCGTCAGCACCACCCTGCTGGTCGGCGTCATCACCGTGCTGACCATTGCCTTCATCCTGTCCGCGGTCTCCGGCATCGCCAAGGGCGTCCAGATGCTGTCCAACATCAATATGGTGCTGGCGCTGATTCTGGCGGTCTTCGTGTTCGTCGTCGGACCGACGATTCTCATCCTCAATCTGCTGCCGACCTCCCTCGGCTCGTTCATCGGCGAACTGCCGCAGCTGGCGGGACGTACGGAAGCCGGCAGCGGCGACGATGTGGGCGGCTGGCTGCGCAGCTGGACCGTCTTCTACTGGGCGTGGTGGATCTCCTGGACGCCCTTCGTGGGCATGTTCATCGCCCGGATCAGCCGCGGCCGGACGATCCGGCAGTTCATCGGCGGGGTCATCCTCGTGCCGAGCGTGGTCAGCCTGGTGTGGTTCGCGGTGTTCGGCGGCTCGGCCATGAAGCTGCAGGAGTCCAAGCAGCTCAGCGGGTCGAGCACCCCCGAAGGCCAGCTCTTCGATGTGCTGCACCAGTACCCGCTCGCCACGGTGACCAGCGTTCTGGTCATGATCCTGGTCGGCATCTTCTTCGTGTCCGGTGCCGATGCCGCGTCCATCGTCATGGGCACGCTCTCGCAGAAGGGCACCTTCGAGCCGACCCGGCTTGTGGTGATCTTCTGGGGAGTGGTGACCGGTGCGGTTGCCGCGATCATGCTGCTGATCGGTGGCGGATCGGGTGATGCCCTGACCGGACTGCAGAATCTGACGATTCTGGTCGCGGTGCCCTTCATGGTCGTGATGATCGCCATGTGCTGGGCGCTGATGCGCGATCTGCGCAGCGATCCGCTGATCGTGCGTGGCCAGAAGGGCGAGGAAGCCGTCGAGCTGGCCGTGATCGCGGGCCATGAGCAGTACGACGGTGACTTCGAGTTCCAGATCGGACCCGGCGGCACCGGCAACGGTGACGGTACCGGCGAGGACAGCGGTGCCGGAGTCAAAAGCGGCGGCTAG
- a CDS encoding M14 family metallopeptidase, with protein MIPRPHRLAVVPLTIGLTATLGATPPAAPTAPTATPAPRTGFETSHGARWTGQAEEQDFLRAVDRGSVRVRIDRIGTTGQGRPVQLVRIGAPAPDRPAEVRRGNSVLLICSQHGDEPSGREACLTTVRDLAYAKDAATRRFLERTSVLVVPTANPDGRAADTRGNADGTDINRDHIALQTAEGRAMAEVIRDYRPDTVYDLHEYGPTVPYYMKDVLSLWPRNLNTSDGVHREAAALSQDFVRPAVHRAGFSTGVYGIWTDPETGDPVKQVAGDGQERILRNTAGVKGSVGLLVETRVDALTEAEKADPAFNNRRRVDSQLAALDGAFTFFDRHRSRIEAATTAARLAGYNDHGPVYLGGADNEPATDAQILAHPPCAYRLEERQFAQVREELVRHGVVWRRDRDGVVVPLRQPLRKLIPLLLDQRAGYHLTVATPLNVCRRVVGGNG; from the coding sequence GTGATACCCCGCCCCCACCGCCTCGCCGTGGTGCCGCTGACCATCGGGCTGACGGCCACCCTCGGCGCGACCCCGCCGGCCGCTCCCACCGCCCCGACCGCAACCCCCGCTCCCCGTACGGGATTCGAGACCAGCCATGGCGCCCGCTGGACCGGCCAGGCCGAGGAACAGGATTTCCTCCGGGCCGTCGACCGGGGCTCGGTGCGCGTACGGATCGACCGGATCGGCACCACCGGCCAGGGCCGCCCGGTGCAGCTCGTCCGGATCGGCGCCCCCGCCCCCGACCGCCCGGCGGAGGTCCGCCGCGGCAACTCCGTCCTGCTGATCTGCTCCCAGCACGGGGACGAGCCCTCCGGGCGCGAGGCCTGTCTGACCACCGTCCGCGATCTCGCCTACGCCAAGGACGCGGCCACCCGGCGCTTCCTGGAACGCACCAGCGTGCTGGTCGTACCGACCGCCAACCCCGACGGCCGGGCCGCGGACACCCGGGGCAACGCCGACGGTACGGACATCAACCGTGACCACATCGCCCTCCAGACCGCCGAGGGCCGTGCGATGGCCGAGGTCATCCGCGACTACCGCCCCGACACCGTCTACGACCTGCACGAGTACGGCCCCACGGTCCCGTACTACATGAAGGACGTCCTGTCGCTGTGGCCGCGCAACCTCAACACCTCGGACGGCGTGCACCGCGAAGCGGCCGCGCTCTCCCAGGACTTCGTGCGGCCCGCCGTCCACCGGGCGGGCTTCTCCACCGGTGTCTACGGCATCTGGACCGACCCGGAGACCGGTGATCCCGTCAAGCAGGTCGCCGGCGACGGCCAGGAGCGGATCCTGCGCAACACCGCGGGTGTCAAGGGCTCGGTCGGACTGCTCGTCGAGACCCGGGTCGATGCGCTCACCGAGGCCGAGAAGGCCGACCCCGCGTTCAACAACCGGCGCCGGGTGGACTCCCAGCTGGCCGCCTTGGACGGCGCCTTCACCTTCTTCGACCGGCACCGGTCACGGATCGAGGCGGCCACCACCGCCGCCCGGCTCGCGGGCTATAACGATCACGGTCCGGTCTACCTCGGCGGCGCGGATAACGAACCGGCCACCGACGCACAGATCCTGGCCCATCCGCCTTGCGCCTATCGCCTCGAAGAGAGACAGTTTGCCCAGGTCAGAGAAGAACTGGTGCGGCACGGAGTGGTGTGGCGTCGGGACCGTGACGGCGTCGTCGTGCCGCTGCGCCAGCCGCTGAGGAAGCTCATTCCGCTGCTGTTGGACCAGAGGGCCGGTTATCACCTTACGGTCGCGACGCCCCTCAACGTCTGCCGTCGTGTGGTAGGGGGTAACGGGTAA